The genome window ataaatacgttggcctactacgccactgtattttaatgtttgtcgCTATGGTGGTACTtttagagccaagttttttctgaggaggTACTTTGTGAAACCACTGTATTAGTAGATGACTTGATAGCTTGTATCTGTAAAATGTCCAGGCAAAGAGTGGGAATCCTGCAGTCGTCAAATTTAACTTTTAAGAAAGACTTGTATCACTTTACGTGGGATCAAAAATGGCATTTTCAATGGTTTTTATAGGAATTTGTTGTCAGTTTTTGTGAGTTTaacatttttggttaatttaatgaACAGATAATTCTAAAAGGCCCTCTGTTTAAATTTAACCTTTATTCATGAGTCAACAAAGCCAAATATGActacaaaaaaaagaaagtttagtTATATGATAAAGCTGAAATCATACGTTGTAGACTTATGTCCCTGTCCTGTCTTAGGCTGTCCATGATGGACCTTGTGGTTGCCATGACTCCCTTCTTGAATCAGCTCACCATGACGAAAACCTTTCAGCTCATCAGACCACATCTggaggtttgtttgtttgtttacattccttcAAAGCTGCGCCAGCTCCGATAGGTCTTTCTCCTCTTCTCACCTGTCCCGTTCTATTGTTCTCAGACTAAAGAACCGATGATGCAGAAGAAGGCGTACCGCGTGCTGGAGGAGATGTGCGCCGGAGAGCGAGACGAGTGCAGGGCGTTCGTCGTGGGCAATCTTGAGACGCTTAAAGCGGTCCTGCTGAAGACTCTGATACACGCCTCTTCACCAGCAAAAAGGGTGAAGAAAAAAAACTCTTATCAATGTAGCTTTATTGGCTAACTTTTCCAGTGATTTATACTTGTGCTTTTCTATTGCGCTCAGCCGCGACTGAAGTGTCTGATCCACATTGTGAGAAGACTCGGCCAAGAACACAAAGACTTCATCTCATCACTGCTGCCTGAggtacaatcacacacacacacacacacacaccttgcacgGGCTGTGAGTGATTCCTTACATTCACACAAGGATGCTGTCTCCTCCAGGTGGTCATATGTACCAAAGAGGTTTCTGTTGGGGCCCGTAAAAATGCATACTCTCTGCTGGTGGAAATTGGAAATGCTTTTGTGCGCTTCTGTGGAAACCATAAAGGTAAGAAATACTAAATCCGACTTTAATGGCtttatgtataccgtatttttcggactataagtcgcagtttttttcatagtttggccgggggtgcgacttatactcaggagcgacttatgtgtgaaattattaacacattaccgtataagtataagatttcatgggatttagcgattaagagtgacagattgtttggtaaacgtatagcatgttctatatgttatagttattgaatgactcttaccataatatgttacgttaatatatcaggcacgttctcagttggttatttatgcgtcatataacgtacacttattcagcctgttgttcactattctttatttattttaaattgcattcaaatgtctattcttggtgttgggttttatcaaataaatttaccccaaaaatgcgacttatactccagtgcgacttatatatgtgttttttccttctttattatgcattttcggccggagcgacttatactccgaaaaatacggtagttataatGATGACCGATTAAATAACTGGTTGTTTGGCATTCTATAGGTTgtgcggaattttttttttggaaaaaaaaatagggAAGCAAAATGGCGTGTACTACATGGCTGCCATTTTGCTGTAATGAGCTAGTTAGCTAGCTAGTAGCAGCAGCTTGATTTCCAAATATTGGGTTGATTCCAGTTGTATTTAAATttgttaattgtttttaaaaaccatGTATCTATATCTGCTAATTTAACTTTTGTAAATGGCATTAATTAGCTCGTTTGTAGCAGTAGCTTTATCTTGCTATAATGTGTAGTGGTTTCACGTTTATGTTTAagtaaattacatttttcactgTTTATAAAAAAGAAATGTCAAAAACGTGTATATCTGTCTTGTCTACTACTTTTCCTTTACATGCTTAAATAATATGATTGACTAGCTAGCTTGTAGCATAGTTTCATCTTGCTAAATTCAGAGAGTTCAAAGATTCTTTATATACCATACATTGCGAGTTTACCGCACATTGTTtatgaaaagaaagaaaaatctaATTAAAGGACTTAAGTGTGTCCTTTTttttatccattcattttcaTATTTCATATCCATTCAGAGCTacttctttgtttttaatgtctattttctgctggatttactctattttatgctgcagctctcacatatactgtaatattgtacatggtaattgttacacattgtatatatgatatagacatataatatatcagtatatataatatactgtacatatattatgtaaatattatgtatatatgttatattttatatcgttatatttagtctatttatacctgcattgtcctttccatccttacaatttccatcattgtaactgagctactgtgtggaacaatttcccttgtggatcattaaagtttgtccaagtctaagtctaaacaaaTGCCATTACTTGGCTAACTAGCTTGTAGCTATAGCTTTATCGTGCTAAATCGTAAATTTGCATTTGTTTTCCAATAATCTTTAAATATTTAGGAAAAAAGAGCCACACTTTTTATTGTTATGTAGCACAGTAATGAAAAGTTTACAATGTGGTGTTTTACAGAGGCCATGGAGCTGTACCTGCCCTTAGTGTATGTTGGCCTTACGGGCCCCGTCACCATGATCACCTGCTCAGTGATGGCCCTCACGCGACTGCTGTATGAGTACAAAGGTATAAAGCACCCCCACTTAGAAGCGCAAGACATAAGACGTCAAACATCCTTTGTATTGTTGCCAGACGACATAGACGTGTCTGCCATGGAGGAGCTGCTGCACAAGGTCTGTATGCTGCTGAGCTCGCGCACCAGAGATGTGGTCAAAGCAGCGCTGGGCTTCATCAAGGTCATCATCTTCGTCATGGATTCCGATACGCTGGCATCGCATATCAGTGTCATGGTACTTACAAACATCATGCCAACTTCCTGGAATGCTCTCTTAGGAGACCCGTGTTTTTAGCGTTCATGTCTTTGTGTCAGATGGAAGCCATCGGTACTATCAACAATGATGTGAGACGACACTTCAGAGCCAAACTCAAGAACGTCTTCACCAAGTTTGTCAGAAAGTTTGGGtaaggttttttattttattcatagtCAAACAAGGTCTTATTGGATTCATCTATCTGGGTCTAATTTTGTTTATAATCTCTGGTATTCACTATTTTCattccatttacaaaccccgtttccatatgagttgggaaattgtgttagatgtaaatataaatggaatacaatgatttgcaaatccttttcaacccttaTTCAgttgacaacatatttgatgttcaaactcataaactttattttttttttgcaaataataattaacttagaatttcatggctgcaacacgggccaaagtagttgggaaagggcatgttcaccactgtgttacatggcctttccttttaacaacactcagtaaacgtttgggaacttaggaaacacattttttaagcttctcaggtggaattatttcccattcttgcttgatgtacagcttaagttgttcaacagtccggttgtggtattttaggcttcataattccgttgtggtattttaggcttcataatgtgccacacattttcaatgggagacaggtctggactacaggcaggccagtctagtacccgcactcttttactatgaagccacgttgatgtaacacgtggcttggcattgtcttgctgaaataagcaggggcgtccatggtaacgttgcttggatggcaacatatgttgctccaaaacctgtatgtacctttcagcattaatggcgccttcacagatgtgtaagttacccatgtcttgggcactaatacacccccataccatcacacatgctggcttttcaactttgcgcctgtaacaatcaggatggttgttttcctctttcgtccggaggacacaacgtccacagtttccaataacaatttgaaatgtggactcgtcagaccacagaacacttttccactttgtgtcagtccgtcttagatgagctcaggcccagcgaagccgacggcgtttctgggtgttgttgataaacggttttcgccttgcataggagagttttaacttgcacttacagatgtagcgaccaactgtagttactgacagtgggtttctgaagtgttcctgatgcagtacagcctgagggatcgaaggtcactgaatttctccagattctctgaaccctttgatgatattacggaccgtagatggagaaatccctaaattccttgcaatagctggttgagaaaggtttttcttcaactgttcaacaatttgctcacgcatttgttgacaaagtggtgaccctcgccccatccttgtttgtgaatgactgagaatttcatggaatctacttttatacccaatcatggcacccacctgttcccaatttgcctgtcacctgtgggatgttccaaataagtgtttgatgagcattcctcagctttatcagtatttattgccacctttcccaacttctttgtcacgtgttgctggcatcaaattctaaagttaatgattatttgccaaaaaaaaaaaatgtttatgagtttgaacatcaaatatgttgtctttgtagcatattcaactgaatatgggttgaaaatgattttcgaatcattgtattccgtttatatttacatctaacacaatttcccaactcatatggaaacagggtttgtataacaTCTGCCCATTCATATTCATTTAGCATTTTGCTAGCCTGCTAGCTCGTAGAAATAACCTCACACTTGTAATTCATAGAAATACTGTAGTGCTACTgtaattttggaaaacctttaccgtattttccggatcataaggcgcactgccgatgaatggtctgtttttttaatcttttttcttatacaaagcttatagggcgcattaaaggagtggtattattattatttttttctaaatgtaaaacacttccttgtggtctacataacaggtaatgatggttctttggtcaaaatgttgcatggattatgttttactgaTCATCTTGGAGCcgatttctgacagtcgcttccggatgcgccgttttgtgggcggtcttatttacgtggctcatcttcggcagcgtcttctcctcgtcataattattgtagcggtgtagcgtgcaaggacggagctaactgttttaatgacattcagactttacttcaatcaataacggagcagcatctcctcatccggaaacaaccaacatggtaaatgtgtcccgtgaaaaaacgtccgaccggaacactaataaccaaagttccttgggtgaataatgtaaactcactataccggtatgttttagcgctttcatggtgagtttactgacagatataagtaagaactttacactactttatattagaaatggcaacagcggaggatgaatgtcacattagaagaagatggagaaaaagaaaaatcttatcgactacggtgtcagcatggactacaaaggtggacttgcgcaatttttcaggatttatgcagatcccaaatacagatcagcaggtactagaaggtaagaaaagttgcttttgcataatattgcgaaacaaaatgccagataatatgtcttaccttatacacacaccattataatactcattaaacggtgcagcctacacttatcgcttatgtttgactgccatctacttgtcacactttttattacaccatgtaacaaaaaaaattgcttcgaggtgggtaagctcaacccaacatattccttacattaggcgcaccgggttataaggcacactgtcgagtttatgagggaaaaaaaggattttaagtgtgccttatagtctggaaaatacggtatataacctGCATACGTACACTTTGTCAGCTGGCTTGCTTGCCTGTAGCAGGATCTTaaactgtcaaaatgttttatgtaatgtaattttattttttttttttaaatctatttgtgTGACATTTTATTAGCTATCTTGGAGATAAtgcgtacactgtaaaaatagaaaaacaacaacactattgTAAATATGGCTGTATTACGTTAaagtgtttatatactgtatgtacagtatattagctGGTTAGTTAGCTTGAAGCAGCAACTTGCGGTTGCTAATAGTTCGCCCACACTTGTAACTTTGCAAAATGCATTTGTATAAATAGGGCTATAATTACGATTGACATTGTTGTACAATCTTCACTTTTATATATTAGTTTTTAACAAATTTTACAAGCTGACTGGTCAACTTGTCGCAGGAGCTAGCTGCTAAGAGTGATGTATatttttgaaatacatttttgtaaataGCCTTTTTTAATATActtgtattattatataattatataatgtgATGTTACTGTGTCTTTATTGTTTAGTTTTATGTGAATGATGTTAAAGATATATTGCTAGGCTGTTTGTGTCTTTAGGTTAAGaaattagttattatttctccagcAGTGACCGCTGTGGTCATAAGTACATGACACTAAAGGTAGTAAACAATACACACCCAATAAAAAACTTACTGTATGTCAgtttcaaacaccgatgacatctattaaacagacaagaagcaaggaattaaacagagacatgatTCAAtatagctcaatgaggagaaacgtctgggctgtactcttgtacagtcttccaccacgctctgacgaaaggattgcacgcctcctcttttatttggactttccctgattacatagaatcagctgtttctaaagggagagggggtcgtaaacagccgttccctcggtcacaaaacagttcaaagaaaagatgcctggagcttgcgtcaggtcctgcttcctctccgctttgtagatctcgggtcaagacaagatcttcctgtggatcacaatagatcaaagaaaccgacatcttcttgtcgcttcccatcgtacacaggggagttttacaagccttttgcttggtaagatcaaggacagcttttgtcctctcgccgggaactcatggaaacagaACGTTTTGGgataacttacatacaattattctgacactgtaCTTTTAAGTGAGGCTAATAGTCTGTGTTATTTTGTTAGTTCAATGGTTATACTCATGCATGTTGATGTTGGGTGCAGGTTTGAGCTGGTGAAGAGCATGCTGCCCCCTGAATACCACAAGGTGCTGGCCAACATCCGCAAGGCGGAGGCTCGCAGCAAAAGACGCAAGCAGGTGTCGGAGCAACAGGATGACTCGTACAGTGAAGAAGAGACCCCTATAAAGAAGAGTGACAGGTAGAACGTGGCCACGTCTAGTTTAACTCGCACAATGTTGACCTCTTGGTTCTTTCCAGTATTGAAGACATCCTGGCGGATTCAGACAGCGACCTGTCAGAGGATGAAGGCAAGACTAGAAAGAAGAAAGGTGGGAAGCAGCAGAAGGGGCGAGCCTGGTTGAAAGAGGGCGAGGAGGATGACCCGCTCAACTTCTTGGATCCCAAAGTTTCCCAAAGAGTGCTTGGTAAGTAATACacttcagtgtttcccccagaaaatgtgttagttaaggtggtgtctctccggcGGACAGACCGGgtaagggggtgggtgggtgtaaggattggtgtaactcggcctgtcaccatcacgtctccacctcgtcgctgccatacagcctgggggggcaatagactaaaGACTCTGGTgacgtaggccggcttcgtcgcttGAAGAAGCCtaaaatttttggttgtgttttctgcTCCATtggctgaatggcgatatacgatatatatctcgatattttttccgtaaagtaaaaacaaaacagtcctagttacctgagatactcagtatgtcattattatgacttactaagtcaaaataatgacttacaaagtcaaattaatgacttaccgtatttttcgaactataagtcgcagttttttcatagtttgaccgggggtgcgacttatactcaggagcgacgtatgtgtgaaattattaacacattaccgtaaaatatcaaataatattatttagctcattcacgtaagggactagacgtaaaagatttcatgggatttagcgattaggagtgacagattgtatggtaaacgtatagcatgttctatatgttatagttatttgaatgactcttaccataatatgttacgttaacataccaggcacgttctcagttggttatttatgcgtcatataacgtacacttattcagcctgttgttcactattctttatttcttttaaattgcctttcaaatgtctattcttggtgttgggttttatcaaataaatttcccccaaaaatgcgacttatactccagtgcgacttatatatgtttttttccttctttattatgcattttcggccggtgcgacttgtactccggagcgacttatactccgaaaaatacggtactactgtaagtaagcgtttgtaataagcgtttgaaaaaaagagttaaaagtggggccacatactgacatatgctcaactcatcatgcttaatttattacagcatttgggaagcctgtagttgatttttgttatgtaaatattatatttttatcaacatgtgattgcagggaccctgccattcaaaactaggctgctacattactaatgattaatgtaactatagctgaaaaaatagtacaatagcaataggagagattattcatccctgaacaccatggagttcatgtaggctttatgatgctgttacattattatatcaactatcagaaaaagcttcaggaaactcttcatttaacataatgtccttttttgctgcttcaacacagctcaatcaacacagaaaaaggtcaagtgaaataagttagttgttaactgtaggtcaataatgcttgtctttctctcagacagacggggctttgctgtccgtaacacacacacacgcggacgcacgcacacacgtgcacacacaccgcgaaatgagctaacgttacgctaaaagctaattagccttcacctcaaagacTGCGAGCGACTGCAAAACAAAAAGAGCAATGTGTTGTTATTTTCCAGCCACCAACCCTGAGCGGAAGAAGAGCTCCAAGGCTGATCACGGCTTCAAGGTGACGTCAGACGGGCGACTGATCATCAAAGAAGAAGACGACGAGGACGTAAAGCAGAAAGGTGAACACCATTGTTCTCACAGAAGACCTAAAATGTCCTAAAATATGGAACTTGATGCTTTTCACAGACGGTGAGATAAAGGACATTCTAGAAGAGGTTGGAGTGAAGAGTGTGAGTAACTTAATGAAAGAATGTGAAGTATCACATTTACAAAAACTTTGACACTTTACCCCTCTTTTTGTTCAGAAAAAGAGCCAAAAGAGGAAGCTAGAAGATGAGCAATTGGACAACATGGACGTAGAACCTCAGCTCAAATACAAAGGTACTCAGCGACCATTATCAATATATTCATTCTTTTTACATACTAGCTGGTAATTACATCCAATTTATTGCTTAAACTGTACACATCGAAACAGATATTGAActgaaaaataaattacaaaatattgtAAACTTCAGAAAGTGGACGGAGGGAAGTTACCCAGCTAGCAAttatttagtttattattatttatatttgctTCTAATAAATCAAATCCAATCaaactttgtttatatagcacttttcatacgcaGGTAAGTGACAACACAAAGTACATCACGCCAAAAAAAAAGAGCAGAAGTGAATAGACaacacacagcactattgacaaaaagcagcaacaaaaaACATGCCGTGGTtgtgaggattgaggaaaaaatATTCTTTATTTTTACTATTGCATTTCAAAATTGCTACTGCATTTATTGCATTtgcatttaaacattttaaactatTTAATAATGTTAAAGGAATTGTTTgaattaatgattaaaaaaataaattttaaaatgaaatttTAACTTATTAGTTGTATTATTACAAAAACATAACATGcagtttaaatattttattttattatttatgatATTATATTGAATTTTCTGCcatttatagtaaaaaataatAGACACATTGGATTACAAGCCATAAAACAACTCATGTTGCTCTGAAAGTTCCAGAAAAACTCCTTGTTTAATTaaatgtaatgttttattttatttattttgttcacaATGTAAGTTTAAAAGAGCAACAAAAAAGACATAtaacactattttttttattgtaatattttttaattggTTTCTTTTTCCCTTGATCATGTACAATTTGAGTAAATGTTTTGCTTGTatgataacattaaaaataaatatatattttattatatttctaatgtattttctgtcatttaaagtaaattaaaattaacattcagtttatattttattgtgatattatttattatattattgtatttctaACCATTTTAAAGTAGCAATAACATGATAATGTGATCAAAAGGTCAGAAAACAATTAGTGTTACTATCAGTGTTCCATAAagacttgttgaataaaaccttgTTTAATgtcatttctatttttttattttattgattttggcagttagaaaataacaaaaagacatacaAACAAcgctaattaatacatttttgtatttaatttattaattggTTTCTTTTTCCCCTTCATCATTTTCAATTGGAGTGAATTTTTTGACCATTTTCTTGTGTTCCCAGCTGGTGGTAAAGGTATCCACAGAGCTGTGGGAGCCAGCAGAGACTCTGGAACAGAGTACAAGTCAAAGGTGACACAGCCAACATGTGTGAcgttaaatataaatacatgctGAgcacctttattttatttttgcatggAACAGAAAGGCAAAGGTGATGTGAAGAAACAAGGCAAACTGGACCCCTACGCTTATATTCCTCTTAGGAAGGAACAACTCAATCgcaggtatgatgtcatcatgAAAATATCACTAAAGAAAGTACACTCTttgtgtgtcttattgccactcctatgtgacattgtgtgtcttattgccactcctatgtgacattgtgtgtcttattgccactcctatgtgacattgtgtgtcttattgccactcctatgtgacattgtgtgtcttattgccactcctatgtgacattgtgtgtcttattgccactcctatgtgacattgtgtgtcttattgccactcctatgtgacagtgtgtgtcttattgccactcctatgtgacattgtgtgtcttattgccactcctatgtgacattgtgtgtcttattgccactcatatgtgacattgtgtgtcttattgccactcctatgtgacattgtgtcttattgccactcctatgtgacattgtgtgtcttattgccactcctatgtgacattgtgtgtcttattgccactcctatgtgacattgtgtgtcttattgccactcctatgtgacagtgtgtgtcttattgccactcctatgtgacagTGTGTGTCTTATCgccactcctatgtgacattgtgtgtcttattgccactcctatgtgacattgtgtgtcttattgccactcctatgtgacattgtgtgtcttattgccactcctatgtgacattgtgtgcattattgccactcctatgtgacattgtgtgtcttattgccactcctatgtgacattgtgtgtcttattgccactcctatgtgacattgtgtgtaTTATTGCCACTCCaatgtgacattgtgtgtcttattgccactcctatgtgacattgtgtgtcctattgccactcctatgtgacattgtgtgtcttattgccactcctatgtgactttgtgtgtcttattgccactcctatgtgactttgtgtgtcttattgccactcctatgtgacattgtgtcttattgccactcctatgtgacattgtgtgcattattgccactcctatgtgacattgtgtgtcttattgccactccaatgtgacattgtgtgtcttattgccactcctatgtgacattgtgtgtcttattgccactcctatgtgacagtgtgtgtcttattgcccctcctatgtgacattgtgtgcattattgccactcctatgtgacattgtgtgtcttattgccactcctatgtgacattgtgtgcattattgccactcctatgtgacattgtgtgtcttattgccactcctatgtgacattgtgtgtcttattgccactcctatgtgacattgtgtgtcttattgccactcctatgtgacattgtgtgtcttattgccactcctatgtgacattgtgtgtcttattgccactcctatgtgacattgtgtgcattattgccactcctatgtgacattgtgtgtcttattgACACTCatatgtgacattgtgtgtcttattgccactcctatgtgacattgtgtgtattattgccactcctatgtgacattgtgtgtcttattgccactcctatgtgacattgtgtgtcttattgccactcctatgtgacattgtgtgtcctattgccactcctatgtgacattgtgtgtcttattgccactcctatgtgacattgtgtgtcttattgccactcctatgtgacattgtgtcttattgccactcctatgtgacattgtgtgcattattgccactcctatgtgacattgtgtgtcttattgccactcctatgtgacattgtgtgtcttattgccactcctatgtgacattgtgtgtcttattgcccctcctatgtgacattgtgtgcattattgccactcctatgtgacattgtgtgtcttattgccactcctatgtgacattgtgtgtcttattgccactcctatgtgacattgtgtgtcttattgccactcctatgtgacattgtgtgtcttattgccactcctatgtgacattgtgtgtcttattgccactcctatgtgacattgtgtgtcttattgcccctcctatgtgacattgtgtgtcttattgccactcctatgtgacattgtgtgtcttattgccactcctatgtgacattgtgtgtattattgccactcctatgtgacattgtgtgtattattgccactcctatgtgacattgtgtgtcttattgccactcctatgtgacattgtgtgtcttattgccCCTCCTATATGACATtgtgtcttattgccactcctatgtgacattgtgtgtcttattgccactcctatgtgacattgtgtgtattattgccactcctatgtgacattgtgtgtcttattgccactcctatgtgacattgtgtgtcttattgccCCTCCTATATGACATtgtgtcttattgccactcctatgtgacattgtgtgtcttattgccactcctatgtgacattgtgtgtattattgccactcctatg of Entelurus aequoreus isolate RoL-2023_Sb linkage group LG09, RoL_Eaeq_v1.1, whole genome shotgun sequence contains these proteins:
- the LOC133656773 gene encoding RRP12-like protein, encoding MFQTLLTECVGPRMEEIGMVTATASAGNPSYVCKMFRIVEEGLSYRFHASWPFVLQILGCFYKVAGRQAHPVMTKSLQSLADLRATPRFPFSGELDLAVGGAVESMGPEVVLGVVPLNITGYDDDLEFPRSWLIPVIRDHVKNTQLGFFISYFLPLASTLKQRAEEFEQAGQKLEAKVYQTLQLQIWTMLPGFCTCPVDLVVSFKGIARSLGMAVNERPDLRLTVCQALRTIINKSCNTEDEKAEMCRFSKNFLPILFNVYSLQPANGESGAYRMAVLDTIKVYLTVTDPQMVSTFLEKAIERLTSAETTEFTRLSMMDLVVAMTPFLNQLTMTKTFQLIRPHLETKEPMMQKKAYRVLEEMCAGERDECRAFVVGNLETLKAVLLKTLIHASSPAKRPRLKCLIHIVRRLGQEHKDFISSLLPEVVICTKEVSVGARKNAYSLLVEIGNAFVRFCGNHKEAMELYLPLVYVGLTGPVTMITCSVMALTRLLYEYKDDIDVSAMEELLHKVCMLLSSRTRDVVKAALGFIKVIIFVMDSDTLASHISVMMEAIGTINNDVRRHFRAKLKNVFTKFVRKFGFELVKSMLPPEYHKVLANIRKAEARSKRRKQVSEQQDDSYSEEETPIKKSDSIEDILADSDSDLSEDEGKTRKKKGGKQQKGRAWLKEGEEDDPLNFLDPKVSQRVLATNPERKKSSKADHGFKVTSDGRLIIKEEDDEDVKQKDGEIKDILEEVGVKSKKSQKRKLEDEQLDNMDVEPQLKYKAGGKGIHRAVGASRDSGTEYKSKKGKGDVKKQGKLDPYAYIPLRKEQLNRRKRAKLQGQFKDMVKGAQKGAVSGRKMLRRKRKA